The Perca fluviatilis chromosome 2, GENO_Pfluv_1.0, whole genome shotgun sequence genome includes a region encoding these proteins:
- the LOC120546408 gene encoding FH2 domain-containing protein 1-like: MQPGGPPPPPPPPPPPPPPPPPPPPPALGLPPSLHGSGLIARGALRRSTMRNFNWETLPQHSVIGKHNIWTADKTDGEYELDTDHMEELFSNKQGQQQLKALNRQSLRGQPTAASGGVMVSILSSKRSMNMGIFLKQFKRPVKVMIDEIKSGSGLSFGSGKLKELCKLLPDEEEEKQLLRFKGDHFSLPEADLFMLMLVKIPSYGERLSSLVLKEEFFPLMHEMKESISTLTAAGKELLESDHLHSVIRLVLKTGNYMNAGGYAGSAIGFRMASLLKLVDTKANKPGMNLMHYVVMQAQKADVELLNFTDQLKHIEAAARMNKGEIEAEFEKQVKKVQDAKADTLKQEDLKAQMCDFLKEAEVCLSEIEIDLQQLQSVSDSVAEYFCESPNKFKLEECCSIFNSFCEKFMRAMQENKAREEAEVQRRHRDRLQNVTKRRSTATCSSRDKEMDEVALQSVLQNFLTKRVSRRRPGWPSSAHGSPTSGSPNNGSLSEITSQANLPTGNQKREGSFRAEDMGRKEWNSAVELTENSSQKKAQSNSEDNKAKGVIPHEEVVKTSRKEDSRGSAHPAHRTTSIFASGRSFSVIIDGNEEDNNEEEAQKLREASKKVLHFQNSRGSVSSGDYSLENQKSPGPIKTLPRQRTFDEDTEKYPGDPTSQDLVRFLLDPQSTSKPNRRHTLSTAVPKTKEEEDNLCTKTPIRTPNSAAREKGTVPTEGAGQNPSEQVFDFTDVSHNIEKSGAPEQNSPSAEKKSKPNVSVTHVPDEGLVDQKEVGKSLEPTGNHVQRNSESVPPKSTWIKTENTGLFFSFLKRLGDIGKQQISKETAHKGTGSGV; the protein is encoded by the exons ATGCAACCAGGAGGTCCTCCACCGCCTCCTCCACCGCCCCCTCCACCCCCgccacctcctccaccacctccacctccagccCTTGGCCTCCCTCCATCCCTACATGGCTCGGGCCTCATTGCCAGGGGAGCGCTCCGGCGCTCCACGATGCGCAATTTCAACTGGGAAACCCTTCCTCAACACAGTGTGATAGGAAAGCACAACATCTGGACAGCAGATAAGACTGATGGGGAGTACGAGCTGGACACTGATCACATGGAGGAGCTGTTCAGCAACAAGCAGGGCCAGCAACAACTCAAGGCCCTGAACCGCCAGAGTCTGAGGGGCCAGCCAACTGCCGCCTCAGGAGGGGTAATG GTTTCCATCCTCAGCTCCAAGAGAAGCATGAACATGGGAATTTTCCTGAAGCAATTCAAGCG GCCTGTAAAAGTCATGATTGACGAAATTAAATCAGGAAGTGGTCTCAGTTTTGGTTCTGGGAAACTGAAGGAGCTGTGCAAGCTGCTGCCAGATGAAGAAGAG GAGAAGCAGCTGCTCCGTTTTAAGGGCGACCACTTTTCTCTCCCAGAAGCAGATCTGTTCATGCTAATGCTGGTCAAGATTCCCAG TTATGGAGAGCGTCTCAGCAGCTTGGTGCTCAAAGAGGAATTTTTCCCCCTCATGCATGAAATGAAAGAATCCATATCCACTCTGACAGCAGCTGGAAAAG AGCTGTTGGAGTCTGATCATCTCCATTCTGTCATCCGCCTGGTACTGAAGACTGGAAATTACATGAATGCT GGTGGCTATGCAGGCAGTGCAATTGGCTTCCGAATGGCTTCTCTGTTGAAGTTAGTGGAcaccaaagcaaacaaacccGGAATGAATCTTATGCATTATGTCGTGATG CAAGCTCAGAAGGCAGATGTGGAGCTGCTTAACTTTACAGACCAACTCAAACACATTGAAGCTGCAGCAAG AATGAATAAAGGGGAAATTGAAGCAGAGTTTGAAAAGCAGGTGAAGAAGGTCCAAGATGCCAAAGCAGACACCTTGAAGCAAGAAGACCTCAAGGCACAGATGTGTGATTTTTTAAAG gaggctgaggtctGCTTGTCAGAAATAGAAATTGATCTTCAGCAATTGCAGTCAGTGAGTGACTCTGTGGCAGAGTACTTCTGTGAATCCCCAAACAAGTTCAAACTGGAGGAGTGCTGCTCCATTTTCAACTCCTTTTGTGAGAAATTTATGCGAGCCATGCAG gaaaacaAGGCTCGAGAGGAGGCAGAGGTGCAGCGGAGACACAGAGACCGGTTGCAGAATGTTACCAAGCGCAGGTCCACAGCTACCTGCTCCAGTAGAGACAAGGAAATGGATGAAGTTGCATTGCAATCCGTACTACAGAACTTCCTTACTAAACGTGTCTCTCGGAGGAGACCGGGATGGCCCTCATCCGCTCATGGAAGCCCCACGAGTGGCAGCCCCAACAACGGGAGTCTATCAGAAATAACCTCTCAGGCAAACCTCCCCACTGGAAATCAGAAAAGAGAAGGCTCTTTTAGAGCTGAGGACATGGGCAGAAAAGAGTGGAATTCAGCAGTTGAACTCACAGAGAACTCTTCACAAAAGAAAGCCCAGTCTAATAGCGAGGACAACAAGGCAAAAGGGGTCATTCCTCATGAAGAGGTGGTGAAAACGTCCAGAAAAGAGGACTCTAGAGGTTCTGCACACCCAGCCCATAGGACCACCAGCATTTTCGCCTCAGGCAGATCTTTCTCAGTCATCATTGATGGGAATGAGGAGGATAATAATGAAGAGGAGGCCCAAAAGTTGCGCGAAGCATCTAAAAAGGTTTTGCACTTTCAGAACAGCCGTGGCAGTGTCTCATCCGGGGATTATTCTCTGGAGAATCAGAAATCTCCTGGTCCAATTAAAACTTTGCCTCGTCAACGCACCTTCGATGAGGACACGGAGAAGTATCCTGGAGACCCAACCAGTCAGGATTTAGTTCGATTTTTGCTCGATCCTCAATCCACCTCAAAACCTAACCGCCGCCATACTCTTTCTACCGCAGTCCCTAAAACTAAGGAAGAGGAAGATAATCTGTGCACTAAAACCCCAATCAGAACTCCTAATTCTGCGGCAAGAGAAAAAGGGACAGTGCCAACAGAGGGTGCGGGACAAAATCCCTCAGAACAAGTGTTTGACTTTACTGACGTATCTCACAACATTGAAAAATCTGGTGCTCCAGAGCAGAATTCTCCATCAGCAGAGAAGAAAAGCAAGCCAAATGTTTCTGTAACCCATGTTCCAGATGAAGGTCTTGTAGATCAAAAGGAAGTGGGTAAATCGTTGGAGCCCACCGGCAACCACGTGCAGAGGAATAGTGAAAGTGTTCCCCCCAAGAGTACATGGATTAAGACTGAAAACACTGGACtattttttagctttttaaaacGCCTTGGAGACATAGGCAAACAGCAGATCAGCAAGGAAACTGCCCACAAGGGCACTGGGTCTGGTGTATAG